One window from the genome of Glycine soja cultivar W05 chromosome 12, ASM419377v2, whole genome shotgun sequence encodes:
- the LOC114379144 gene encoding trichohyalin-like isoform X2, producing MERGSISSEQRLQSLERRIEEKEKQLGSVKRQLGREIDAKEREYDVVRRRVEERNRELEAKTNQLESVQRRISECDRELRLKEEECNWKLDRMHRVITERQELYQKTQRDIQDTDRELAEKDARLCLIVDLIREREQELRAKDAEFHQLYDRVHMMQDDVRTLTNKVAERNEELRTKEEELDVVRRLINEQGSDTVKSMRARINQLLREVRSSREEIVSLNCFMEKRSLEFEKKEKDFEAARNKFEEIVRELQSKDKQYEVTGKELELKEARFKVQLKDFESKEKRFEGQMKDLGFKMKQFEWKEARFEGQVKELKSKEKWVEEQMKDLEFKRKQFEGKQKELELKEAQFEGQVKELKSKEKQFEEQMKVLEFKMKEFVGKQKVFELKEARFEGQVKELESKEKGFEERVMNLESKEKQFEGQAKELESKQKRYEGQVKELQSKQNQFEGLVRAHELKEKQFKGEVWELGSREKQYEGRLKELESNEKLYERKVRELGSREKQYERRVKELESNEKLYERKVRELGCREKQYERRVKELESNEKQCERRLKEVESNEKQYERKVKELVSNEKQYEKRVLELKSNEKRFEIQVKGLESKEKQIEGQTMDLESKKDQYEGQVKELESKEARYKVLHEELESIQKQIAGQMKDLESKKNQFEGLVKEFELKEIQFKKQLKELKQNEKPFEGKVKDSESKQNQSESLRKSFEEEQVSKQKSNDQQQFTDANSSNNSANLFNQQHLTDADNSKNLLLFINLLEKYELMCSQVSNALQTFANPTKLVLDTIKGFYASHSRQELIEYGASISRRICNLLMDELKKSSPVIGIRVKQEAKKLASHWKANLVVGDKDCLEVLDFFKFVATYEIGSSFDAIELQRLLDIISLQYQTLHALGKTEEPPDNQSSPTIDGRNLQFPYIEHTNEFISANMLVDLHPSSDPAKVVLDMIQIPIGSEKKGGEGVIIIDESHIFLLEQLMRISPRVKPHVREEAQKIAFNLEANIRESAENSLTILGFLYLLSIYGLVSHFNKDGLLKLFESAAQHKQAVELFRTLGFVDKIFDFVQNLIMKQQHIVAVRFICAYKLADKIQPVDLLRQHIEKVKSVTKRFVCKKKSIEQKLKARDEEIASLGTVLKCISENNLESQDLVKEINERIVDLEQQKENIVRSASGPSSKVEVQQPEEKTCAGEAVTQLQKAGEKQCDNEAVTVTVHKPEEKKRDTGVLLPINNQWGNISKRPRTAVTHPRFTPSPQYQRVFMPVPGAPQFGLPAAYFVPANSMGVARSGNTGTHYCGNSRPYPPFR from the exons ATGGAGAGGGGAAGCATCAGCAGCGAACAGAGACTACAGTCCCTTGAGCGTCGCATTGAGGAGAAGGAGAAGCAACTCGGCTCCGTTAAACGCCAACTCGGCCGCGAAATCGACGCCAAAGAGAGGGAATACGACGTCGTTCGGAGGAGGGTCGAAGAACGGAACCGAGAGTTGGAAGCCAAGACCAACCAGTTGGAGTCCGTACAGAGGAGGATCAGCGAATGCGACAGGGAACTGAGgctgaaggaggaagaatgcaaCTGGAAACTCGACAGGATGCACCGCGTGATCACTGAGCGCCAAGAGCTTTACCAGAAAACGCAGAGGGACATTCAGGATACTGACCGTGAACTCGCCGAGAAGGACGCGCGCCTCTGTTTGATCGTGGACTTGATTAGAGAGCGAGAGCAAGAGTTGAGGGCCAAGGACGCCGAGTTCCATCAGCTTTACGACAGAGTTCACATGATGCAAGACGATGTCAGGACTCTTACCAACAAAGTCGCTGAACGCAACGAGGAGCTTAGGACCAAAGAGGAAGAGCTTGATGTGGTGCGGAGGTTGATTAACGAGCAAGGCAGTGACACCGTCAAGTCCATGCGTGCGAGGATTAATCAGCTTCTTCGCGAGGTTCGATCTAGCAGGGAAGAGATTGTTTCTCTCAACTGCTTCATGGAGAAAAGAAGTCTGGagtttgaaaagaaagagaaggattTCGAGGCAGCCAGGAATAAGTTTGAGGAGATAGTCAGGGAGTTGCAGTCAAAAGATAAGCAATATGAAGTAACAGGGAAGGAGCTTGAGTTAAAAGAGGCACGGTTTAAAGTGCAATTGAAGGATTTTGAGTCTAAAGAGAAGCGCTTTGAAGGACAAATGAAGGATCTTGGGTTCAAAATGAAGCAATTTGAATGGAAAGAGGCACGGTTTGAAGGGCAGGTGAAGGAGCTCAAGTCAAAAGAGAAGTGGGTTGAAGAACAAATGAAGGATCTTGAGTTCAAAAGGAAGCAATTTGAAGGGAAACAGAAGGAGCTTGAATTGAAAGAGGCACAGTTTGAAGGGCAGGTGAAGGAGCTCAAGTCAAAAGAGAAGCAGTTTGAAGAACAAATGAAGGTTCTTGAATTCAAAATGAAGGAATTTGTAGGGAAACAGAAGGTGTTTGAACTGAAAGAGGCACGGTTTGAAGGGCAAGTGAAGGAGCTTGAGTCTAAAGAGAAGGGGTTTGAGGAACGAGTGATGAATCTTGAGTCAAAAGAGAAGCAATTTGAAGGTCAAGCAAAGGAGCTTGAATCAAAACAGAAGCGTTATGAAGGCCAGGTAAAGGAACTCCAATCAAAACAGAACCAATTTGAAGGACTGGTACGTGCACATGAGTTGAAAGAGAAGCAATTTAAAGGAGAAGTCTGGGAGCTTGGTTCTAGAGAGAAGCAATATGAAGGAAGACTGAAAGAGCTTGAGTCAAATGAGAAGCTGTATGAAAGAAAAGTCAGGGAGCTTGGTTCTAGAGAGAAACAATATGAAAGAAGAGTAAAAGAGCTCGAGTCAAATGAGAAGCTGTATGAAAGAAAAGTCAGGGAGCTTGGTTGTAGAGAGAAACAATATGAAAGAAGAGTAAAAGAGCTTGAGTCAAATGAGAAGCAGTGTGAAAGAAGACTGAAAGAGGTTGAGTCAAATGAGAAGCAATatgaaagaaaagtgaaagaacTTGTTTCAAATGAGAAGCAATATGAAAAAAGAGTGCTTGAGCTCAAATCAAATGAGAAACGGTTTGAAATACAAGTGAAGGGGCTCGAGTCAAAAGAGAAGCAAATTGAAGGACAAACGATGGATCTTGAGTCCAAAAAGGATCAATATGAAGGACAAGTGAAGGAGCTTGAGTCAAAAGAAGCACGGTATAAAGTGCTACATGAGGAGCTCGAGTCAATACAGAAGCAGATTGCAGGGCAAATGAAGGATCTTGAGTCCAAAAAGAATCAATTTGAAGGACTAGTGAAGGAGTTTGAGTTAAAAGAGATACAGTTTAAAAAGCAACTGAAGGAGCTCAAGCAAAATGAGAAGCCGTTTGAAGGAAAAGTAAAGGATTCTGAGTCAAAACAGAATCAATCTGAATCATTAAGAAAATCATTTGAAGAGGAACAAGTGTCGAAACAGAAGTCCAATGACCAACAACAGTTCACAGATGCCAACAGTTCAAACAACAGTGCAAATCTCTTTAACCAACAACATCTTACAGATGCAGATAATAGCAAGAATTTACTTTTGTTCATTAATCTTTTGGAAAAGTATGAGTTGATGTGTAGTCAAGTCTCTAATGCTCTCCAAACATTTGCTAACCCTACTAAGCTGGTGCTAGATACAATAAAAGGTTTTTACGCTTCTCATTCAAGGCAAGAACTTATTGAATATGGTGCCAGTATCTCAAGGAGAATCTGTAATCTTTtaatggatgaattaaagaaaTCTTCGCCAGTGATTGGGATTCGTGTTAAGCAAGAAGCAAAGAAATTGGCAAGTCACTGGAAGGCAAACTTAGTTGTGGGTGATAAGGATTGTTTGGAGGTTCtggatttttttaagtttgttgCTACTTATGAGATTGGTTCATCTTTCGATGCAATTGAGCTTCAGAGGCTTCTAGATATAATTTCCCTGCAATATCAAACTCTGCATGCCCTTGGTAAAACTGAAGAACCTCCAG ATAATCAATCGAGTCCCACCATTGATGGAAGAAATTTGCAGTTTCCCTATATTGAGCACACAAATGAGTTTATTAGCGCCAACATGTTAGTTGATCTCCATCCATCATCAGATCCAGCAAAAGTTGTTTTGGATATGATTCAGATCCCTATTGGTTCAGAGAAAAAGGGAGGCGAAGGTGTTATTATCATTGATGAGAGCCACATCTTTCTGTTGGAACAGTTGATGAGAATCTCACCACGGGTCAAACCCCATGTAAGAGAGGAGGCGCAGAAGATAGCATTCAATTTGGAAGCGAACATCAGAGAAAGTGCTGAAAACTCTTTGACAATTCTGGGCTTTCTATATCTATTGTCCATTTATGGATTGGTTTCTCATTTTAACAAAGATGGACTCTTAAAGCTCTTTGAATCTGCTGCTCAGCACAAGCAAGCTGTAGAGCTGTTTCGGACTCTTGGTTTTGTGGATAAAATCTTTG ATTTTGTTCAGAATCTTATTATGAAGCAGCAGCACATAGTAGCTGTTAGATTCATTTGTGCATATAAGTTGGCCGACAAGATCCAACCAGTTGATCTCTTGCGACAACATATAGAGAAAGTAAAGTCGGTCACCAAGAGGTTTGTTTGCAAAAAAAAGTCCATCGAACAAAAg CTTAAGGCCAGGGATGAAGAAATTGCTAGTCTGGGAACTGTTCTAAAGTGCATTTCAGAGAACAACCTAGAATCTCAGGATCTAGTTAAAGAGATTAATGAACGCATTGTTGATCTAGAGCAGCAGAAGGAAAATATTGTTCGTTCAGCCTCAGGACCTTCCTCCAAAGTTGAAGTGCAGCAACCTGAAGAAAAGACATGTGCTGGAGAAGCAGTCACCCAATTGCAAAAGGCTGGAGAAAAGCAATGTGACAATGAAGCAGTGACCGTAACCGTGCACAAACCTGAAGAAAAGAAACGTGATACTGGGGTACTCCTCCCCATTAATAATCAGTGGGGCAACATCAGCAAACGTCCTCGGACAGCTGTAACTCACCCTCGGTTCACTCCTTCTCCCCAATACCAGCGTGTGTTTATGCCTGTGCCCGGTGCCCCGCAGTTTGGTTTACCCGCAGCCTACTTTGTTCCTGCTAATTCTATGGGTGTGGCTCGGTCTGGAAACACTGGAACACATTACTGTGGTAACTCTAGGCCATATCCTCCTTTTAGATGA
- the LOC114379144 gene encoding trichohyalin-like isoform X1, whose product MERGSISSEQRLQSLERRIEEKEKQLGSVKRQLGREIDAKEREYDVVRRRVEERNRELEAKTNQLESVQRRISECDRELRLKEEECNWKLDRMHRVITERQELYQKTQRDIQDTDRELAEKDARLCLIVDLIREREQELRAKDAEFHQLYDRVHMMQDDVRTLTNKVAERNEELRTKEEELDVVRRLINEQGSDTVKSMRARINQLLREVRSSREEIVSLNCFMEKRSLEFEKKEKDFEAARNKFEEIVRELQSKDKQYEVTGKELELKEARFKVQLKDFESKEKRFEGQMKDLGFKMKQFEWKEARFEGQVKELKSKEKWVEEQMKDLEFKRKQFEGKQKELELKEAQFEGQVKELKSKEKQFEEQMKVLEFKMKEFVGKQKVFELKEARFEGQVKELESKEKGFEERVMNLESKEKQFEGQAKELESKQKRYEGQVKELQSKQNQFEGLVRAHELKEKQFKGEVWELGSREKQYEGRLKELESNEKLYERKVRELGSREKQYERRVKELESNEKLYERKVRELGCREKQYERRVKELESNEKQCERRLKEVESNEKQYERKVKELVSNEKQYEKRVLELKSNEKRFEIQVKGLESKEKQIEGQTMDLESKKDQYEGQVKELESKEARYKVLHEELESIQKQIAGQMKDLESKKNQFEGLVKEFELKEIQFKKQLKELKQNEKPFEGKVKDSESKQNQSESLRKSFEEEQVSKQKSNDQQQFTDANSSNNSANLFNQQHLTDADNSKNLLLFINLLEKYELMCSQVSNALQTFANPTKLVLDTIKGFYASHSRQELIEYGASISRRICNLLMDELKKSSPVIGIRVKQEAKKLASHWKANLVVGDKDCLEVLDFFKFVATYEIGSSFDAIELQRLLDIISLQYQTLHALGKTEEPPVLSYTDNQSSPTIDGRNLQFPYIEHTNEFISANMLVDLHPSSDPAKVVLDMIQIPIGSEKKGGEGVIIIDESHIFLLEQLMRISPRVKPHVREEAQKIAFNLEANIRESAENSLTILGFLYLLSIYGLVSHFNKDGLLKLFESAAQHKQAVELFRTLGFVDKIFDFVQNLIMKQQHIVAVRFICAYKLADKIQPVDLLRQHIEKVKSVTKRFVCKKKSIEQKLKARDEEIASLGTVLKCISENNLESQDLVKEINERIVDLEQQKENIVRSASGPSSKVEVQQPEEKTCAGEAVTQLQKAGEKQCDNEAVTVTVHKPEEKKRDTGVLLPINNQWGNISKRPRTAVTHPRFTPSPQYQRVFMPVPGAPQFGLPAAYFVPANSMGVARSGNTGTHYCGNSRPYPPFR is encoded by the exons ATGGAGAGGGGAAGCATCAGCAGCGAACAGAGACTACAGTCCCTTGAGCGTCGCATTGAGGAGAAGGAGAAGCAACTCGGCTCCGTTAAACGCCAACTCGGCCGCGAAATCGACGCCAAAGAGAGGGAATACGACGTCGTTCGGAGGAGGGTCGAAGAACGGAACCGAGAGTTGGAAGCCAAGACCAACCAGTTGGAGTCCGTACAGAGGAGGATCAGCGAATGCGACAGGGAACTGAGgctgaaggaggaagaatgcaaCTGGAAACTCGACAGGATGCACCGCGTGATCACTGAGCGCCAAGAGCTTTACCAGAAAACGCAGAGGGACATTCAGGATACTGACCGTGAACTCGCCGAGAAGGACGCGCGCCTCTGTTTGATCGTGGACTTGATTAGAGAGCGAGAGCAAGAGTTGAGGGCCAAGGACGCCGAGTTCCATCAGCTTTACGACAGAGTTCACATGATGCAAGACGATGTCAGGACTCTTACCAACAAAGTCGCTGAACGCAACGAGGAGCTTAGGACCAAAGAGGAAGAGCTTGATGTGGTGCGGAGGTTGATTAACGAGCAAGGCAGTGACACCGTCAAGTCCATGCGTGCGAGGATTAATCAGCTTCTTCGCGAGGTTCGATCTAGCAGGGAAGAGATTGTTTCTCTCAACTGCTTCATGGAGAAAAGAAGTCTGGagtttgaaaagaaagagaaggattTCGAGGCAGCCAGGAATAAGTTTGAGGAGATAGTCAGGGAGTTGCAGTCAAAAGATAAGCAATATGAAGTAACAGGGAAGGAGCTTGAGTTAAAAGAGGCACGGTTTAAAGTGCAATTGAAGGATTTTGAGTCTAAAGAGAAGCGCTTTGAAGGACAAATGAAGGATCTTGGGTTCAAAATGAAGCAATTTGAATGGAAAGAGGCACGGTTTGAAGGGCAGGTGAAGGAGCTCAAGTCAAAAGAGAAGTGGGTTGAAGAACAAATGAAGGATCTTGAGTTCAAAAGGAAGCAATTTGAAGGGAAACAGAAGGAGCTTGAATTGAAAGAGGCACAGTTTGAAGGGCAGGTGAAGGAGCTCAAGTCAAAAGAGAAGCAGTTTGAAGAACAAATGAAGGTTCTTGAATTCAAAATGAAGGAATTTGTAGGGAAACAGAAGGTGTTTGAACTGAAAGAGGCACGGTTTGAAGGGCAAGTGAAGGAGCTTGAGTCTAAAGAGAAGGGGTTTGAGGAACGAGTGATGAATCTTGAGTCAAAAGAGAAGCAATTTGAAGGTCAAGCAAAGGAGCTTGAATCAAAACAGAAGCGTTATGAAGGCCAGGTAAAGGAACTCCAATCAAAACAGAACCAATTTGAAGGACTGGTACGTGCACATGAGTTGAAAGAGAAGCAATTTAAAGGAGAAGTCTGGGAGCTTGGTTCTAGAGAGAAGCAATATGAAGGAAGACTGAAAGAGCTTGAGTCAAATGAGAAGCTGTATGAAAGAAAAGTCAGGGAGCTTGGTTCTAGAGAGAAACAATATGAAAGAAGAGTAAAAGAGCTCGAGTCAAATGAGAAGCTGTATGAAAGAAAAGTCAGGGAGCTTGGTTGTAGAGAGAAACAATATGAAAGAAGAGTAAAAGAGCTTGAGTCAAATGAGAAGCAGTGTGAAAGAAGACTGAAAGAGGTTGAGTCAAATGAGAAGCAATatgaaagaaaagtgaaagaacTTGTTTCAAATGAGAAGCAATATGAAAAAAGAGTGCTTGAGCTCAAATCAAATGAGAAACGGTTTGAAATACAAGTGAAGGGGCTCGAGTCAAAAGAGAAGCAAATTGAAGGACAAACGATGGATCTTGAGTCCAAAAAGGATCAATATGAAGGACAAGTGAAGGAGCTTGAGTCAAAAGAAGCACGGTATAAAGTGCTACATGAGGAGCTCGAGTCAATACAGAAGCAGATTGCAGGGCAAATGAAGGATCTTGAGTCCAAAAAGAATCAATTTGAAGGACTAGTGAAGGAGTTTGAGTTAAAAGAGATACAGTTTAAAAAGCAACTGAAGGAGCTCAAGCAAAATGAGAAGCCGTTTGAAGGAAAAGTAAAGGATTCTGAGTCAAAACAGAATCAATCTGAATCATTAAGAAAATCATTTGAAGAGGAACAAGTGTCGAAACAGAAGTCCAATGACCAACAACAGTTCACAGATGCCAACAGTTCAAACAACAGTGCAAATCTCTTTAACCAACAACATCTTACAGATGCAGATAATAGCAAGAATTTACTTTTGTTCATTAATCTTTTGGAAAAGTATGAGTTGATGTGTAGTCAAGTCTCTAATGCTCTCCAAACATTTGCTAACCCTACTAAGCTGGTGCTAGATACAATAAAAGGTTTTTACGCTTCTCATTCAAGGCAAGAACTTATTGAATATGGTGCCAGTATCTCAAGGAGAATCTGTAATCTTTtaatggatgaattaaagaaaTCTTCGCCAGTGATTGGGATTCGTGTTAAGCAAGAAGCAAAGAAATTGGCAAGTCACTGGAAGGCAAACTTAGTTGTGGGTGATAAGGATTGTTTGGAGGTTCtggatttttttaagtttgttgCTACTTATGAGATTGGTTCATCTTTCGATGCAATTGAGCTTCAGAGGCTTCTAGATATAATTTCCCTGCAATATCAAACTCTGCATGCCCTTGGTAAAACTGAAGAACCTCCAG TTTTATCTTACACAGATAATCAATCGAGTCCCACCATTGATGGAAGAAATTTGCAGTTTCCCTATATTGAGCACACAAATGAGTTTATTAGCGCCAACATGTTAGTTGATCTCCATCCATCATCAGATCCAGCAAAAGTTGTTTTGGATATGATTCAGATCCCTATTGGTTCAGAGAAAAAGGGAGGCGAAGGTGTTATTATCATTGATGAGAGCCACATCTTTCTGTTGGAACAGTTGATGAGAATCTCACCACGGGTCAAACCCCATGTAAGAGAGGAGGCGCAGAAGATAGCATTCAATTTGGAAGCGAACATCAGAGAAAGTGCTGAAAACTCTTTGACAATTCTGGGCTTTCTATATCTATTGTCCATTTATGGATTGGTTTCTCATTTTAACAAAGATGGACTCTTAAAGCTCTTTGAATCTGCTGCTCAGCACAAGCAAGCTGTAGAGCTGTTTCGGACTCTTGGTTTTGTGGATAAAATCTTTG ATTTTGTTCAGAATCTTATTATGAAGCAGCAGCACATAGTAGCTGTTAGATTCATTTGTGCATATAAGTTGGCCGACAAGATCCAACCAGTTGATCTCTTGCGACAACATATAGAGAAAGTAAAGTCGGTCACCAAGAGGTTTGTTTGCAAAAAAAAGTCCATCGAACAAAAg CTTAAGGCCAGGGATGAAGAAATTGCTAGTCTGGGAACTGTTCTAAAGTGCATTTCAGAGAACAACCTAGAATCTCAGGATCTAGTTAAAGAGATTAATGAACGCATTGTTGATCTAGAGCAGCAGAAGGAAAATATTGTTCGTTCAGCCTCAGGACCTTCCTCCAAAGTTGAAGTGCAGCAACCTGAAGAAAAGACATGTGCTGGAGAAGCAGTCACCCAATTGCAAAAGGCTGGAGAAAAGCAATGTGACAATGAAGCAGTGACCGTAACCGTGCACAAACCTGAAGAAAAGAAACGTGATACTGGGGTACTCCTCCCCATTAATAATCAGTGGGGCAACATCAGCAAACGTCCTCGGACAGCTGTAACTCACCCTCGGTTCACTCCTTCTCCCCAATACCAGCGTGTGTTTATGCCTGTGCCCGGTGCCCCGCAGTTTGGTTTACCCGCAGCCTACTTTGTTCCTGCTAATTCTATGGGTGTGGCTCGGTCTGGAAACACTGGAACACATTACTGTGGTAACTCTAGGCCATATCCTCCTTTTAGATGA